From the Streptomyces syringium genome, one window contains:
- a CDS encoding DUF3533 domain-containing protein has translation MASYTTGGTHPSFLQEVRNAVTGRAALLVTGVLVLQLAFITSYIGAFHSPKPTDIPLGVVAPQQISGQLTEKFGALPGDPLDPRAVGDRAQAERQIRDRETDAALIVDPRGSTDTLLVASGAGASLSQAVETVVTRAERAEQRKVKVVDIAPAARGDARGLSSFYLVVGWCVGGYLCAAILAISAGARPANPRRAFIRLAALALYSIASGLGGALIAGPVLDALPGSIPGLWGVGALVVFAVGATTLALQGLAGVLGIGLAIAVVVVMGNPSAGGAYPYPLLPGFWRAVGPALPPGAGTWSARSIAYFGGNALTGPLLVLSAWAAAGTVITFVCAVFRRKTHGMTPS, from the coding sequence ATGGCCAGCTATACGACCGGCGGCACCCACCCCTCCTTCCTCCAGGAGGTGCGGAACGCGGTGACCGGCCGTGCCGCGCTGCTGGTGACCGGGGTCCTGGTGCTTCAGCTCGCGTTCATCACCTCCTATATCGGTGCCTTCCACAGCCCCAAGCCCACCGACATCCCGCTCGGCGTCGTCGCCCCCCAGCAGATCAGCGGGCAGCTGACGGAGAAGTTCGGCGCACTGCCGGGCGACCCCCTCGACCCGCGCGCCGTCGGCGACCGGGCGCAGGCCGAGCGGCAGATCCGCGACCGGGAGACCGACGCGGCGCTGATCGTCGACCCGCGCGGCAGCACCGACACCCTGCTCGTCGCCAGTGGCGCGGGCGCCTCGCTCTCCCAGGCCGTCGAGACGGTCGTCACCCGCGCCGAGCGGGCCGAGCAGCGCAAGGTGAAGGTCGTCGACATCGCCCCCGCCGCCCGGGGCGACGCCCGGGGGCTGTCCTCGTTCTACCTGGTGGTGGGCTGGTGCGTGGGCGGGTACCTGTGCGCCGCGATCCTCGCCATCAGCGCCGGCGCGCGCCCCGCCAACCCCCGGCGGGCCTTCATCCGGCTGGCCGCGCTCGCCCTCTACTCGATCGCCTCGGGCCTGGGCGGCGCCCTCATCGCGGGCCCGGTCCTCGACGCGCTGCCCGGCAGCATCCCCGGCCTGTGGGGGGTGGGCGCGCTGGTGGTCTTCGCGGTCGGCGCCACCACGCTGGCGCTCCAGGGGCTGGCGGGCGTCCTCGGCATCGGCCTCGCCATCGCGGTGGTCGTGGTGATGGGCAATCCGAGCGCGGGCGGCGCCTACCCCTATCCGCTGCTGCCGGGCTTCTGGCGGGCCGTCGGCCCCGCCCTCCCGCCGGGCGCCGGCACCTGGTCCGCCCGCTCCATCGCCTACTTCGGGGGCAACGCGCTGACCGGCCCGCTGCTGGTGCTGTCCGCGTGGGCGGCGGCGGGCACCGTGATTACTTTCGTCTGCGCCGTGTTCCGGCGGAAGACGCACGGCATGACGCCCTCTTGA